One region of Schistocerca gregaria isolate iqSchGreg1 chromosome 7, iqSchGreg1.2, whole genome shotgun sequence genomic DNA includes:
- the LOC126282528 gene encoding ETS homologous factor-like isoform X1, whose product MDCPLTEPLYQALPDPDYSELVPQSAYTDHYSWHSDWPSQHIYEEEPVSFYSRVFGYENDQSYELRQPVFAPTPPPDIMDKCIQDLSKVPAHEWQNKCVKSWTVFDIMNWVIHELKSRGQNYENACMKSFRISAEVLCTLTKQEFEQLDPNFGAMLYDALQKYKNMPPPYVPNVALPPIQNIRCDMSTEAEPTVNYVEIQNRNYGSTCSDGESDSSQIGQEQKPKRKPVRSPPSRGIRRKQEKKTGRLWEFIRDLLKNREYCPSLICWENYDEGVFRFVRSDKVAELWGTIKENPRMTYEKLSRAMRNYYASGILEPVPKTGQYPKRLVYKFGHAAIWKTAKDYGGNDRVLLQEQSSSSCSGEAARVQIWPFSYELADT is encoded by the exons tggCCATCACAGCACATATATGAAGAAGAGCCAGTCTCTTTTTACTCACGTGTGTTCGGTTATGAAAATGACCAGTCATATGAACTGAGGCAACCAGTGTTTGCACCAACCCCACCACCTGACATAATGGACAAGTGTATACAAG ATCTCAGCAAAGTACCTGCACATGAATGGCAGAATAAGTGTGTGAAATCATGGACAGTGTTTGATATAATGAACTGGGTCATACACGAATTAAAAAGCAGAGGACAAAACTATGAAAATGCTTGCATGAAATCATTTAGAATCAGTGCAGAAGTTTTATGTACTTTGACAAAACAAGAGTTCGAACAACTTGACCCAAATTTTGGTGCTATGCTCTACGATGCACTGCAGAAGTATAAGAACATGCCACCACCTTATGTGCCTAATGTTG CATTGCCCCCAATACAAAACATAAGGTGTGACATGTCCACAGAGGCAGAGCCAACTGTCAATTATGTTGAGATCCAAAACAGAAATTACGGCAGTACCTGTTCtg aTGGCGAATCAGATTCAAGCCAAATTGGGCAAGAACAAAAACCAAAAAGAAAGCCAGTGCGCTCTCCTCCATCTCGAGGAATACGGAGAAAGCAAG AAAAGAAGACGGGGCGTCTGTGGGAGTTTATAAGAGATCTCCTTAAGAACAGAGAATACTGCCCCAGTCTTATATGTTGGGAGAATTACGATGAAGGAGTATTTAGATTTGTACGAAGTGATAAAGTTGCTGAACTTTGGGGCACTATCAAAGAAAATCCAAGAATGACGTATGAGAAGCTCAGCCGAGCAATGAG GAATTACTATGCCTCTGGTATTCTTGAACCTGTGCCAAAAACAGGTCAATATCCAAAGAGACTGGTTTATAAGTTTGGCCATGCTGCAATTTGGAAGACTGCTAAAGACTATGGTGGAAATGACAGG GTATTACTACAAGAGCAAAGTTCTTCTTCCTGTTCTGGGGAGGCGGCTCGTGTACAAATTTGGCCCTTCAGCTACGAACTGGCAGACACCTAA